Proteins from a genomic interval of Psychrobacter fulvigenes:
- a CDS encoding SDR family oxidoreductase — MDLKLKNKVFIVTGGGAGIGGAISLSLAQEGAVVAIFGRSDLNPAFIEALEKQQAVYSFHKLDLQHEEACKREVALVVEKYGRLDGLVNNAGVNDNVGLEEGVEAFKQSLDKNLIHYFVMAHYCIAHLKDSKGSIVNIGSKVAVTGQGHTSGYAASNGGRLALTREWAAQYRNDGVRVNAVLPAEVMTPLYQRWINSFDHPQEKLDQITKNIPFGHRMTTDQEIADTTVFLLSERASHTTGQLLFVDGGYTHLDRALT, encoded by the coding sequence ATGGATTTAAAACTAAAGAATAAAGTATTTATCGTGACAGGTGGTGGTGCAGGTATTGGCGGCGCTATCAGTTTATCGTTGGCGCAAGAAGGGGCTGTAGTGGCTATCTTTGGGCGTTCAGACTTAAATCCGGCGTTTATCGAAGCGTTAGAGAAACAGCAAGCTGTCTACTCCTTCCATAAGCTGGACTTGCAGCATGAAGAGGCGTGCAAGCGAGAAGTGGCGTTGGTGGTTGAGAAGTATGGTCGCCTTGATGGCTTAGTCAACAACGCTGGTGTCAATGATAATGTGGGCCTGGAAGAAGGTGTAGAAGCTTTTAAACAGTCGCTAGATAAAAATCTAATTCACTACTTTGTTATGGCGCATTACTGCATTGCTCATCTCAAAGACAGTAAAGGCAGTATCGTGAATATCGGCTCTAAAGTGGCGGTAACTGGTCAAGGCCATACCAGTGGTTATGCAGCATCTAACGGGGGTCGTTTGGCGCTAACTCGAGAGTGGGCGGCGCAGTATCGCAATGATGGTGTGCGCGTGAATGCCGTATTACCAGCAGAAGTCATGACACCGCTTTATCAGCGTTGGATTAATAGCTTTGATCATCCGCAAGAAAAATTGGATCAAATTACCAAAAATATCCCCTTTGGTCATCGCATGACTACCGATCAAGAAATCGCAGACACTACAGTATTTTTATTGTCAGAACGCGCGTCGCATACCACCGGTCAATTGCTATTTGTAGATGGCGGTTATACCCACTTAGATCGAGCATTGACTTAA
- a CDS encoding amidohydrolase family protein, with protein sequence MIDSHLHFWQYSADDFPWIQGDLAPIAKDMLPKDLCPQLTDNIDGIIAVQARPCAAENDYLNDLAQQHELIKGIVGWFDFERDADKQLEVFKRNPKMKGFRHMLQDEKNPSAYMTHHKGFNAGVEKIQQAELLYGVLIHQKDLDAAVQFCQRHDRYELVVDHLAKPQMYSKADFECWIKMMKRIVPLEHVNLKISGLVTEGGPNCKAEDFQAHLDMALELFGPERLVWGSDWPVSYATHSYTQLMDFWQQWSREWSDSERLQVESGTAQRLYKL encoded by the coding sequence GTGATCGACAGCCATTTACATTTTTGGCAGTATTCTGCGGATGATTTTCCTTGGATTCAGGGGGATTTAGCGCCCATTGCAAAGGATATGTTGCCAAAGGATTTATGCCCTCAACTTACCGACAATATCGACGGTATTATCGCAGTGCAAGCAAGACCATGTGCAGCAGAAAATGACTACCTCAATGACCTTGCCCAGCAACATGAGTTGATAAAAGGGATCGTTGGTTGGTTTGATTTTGAACGGGATGCCGATAAGCAGTTGGAGGTCTTTAAGCGTAATCCAAAGATGAAAGGCTTTCGCCATATGCTACAGGACGAAAAAAATCCTAGTGCGTATATGACCCATCATAAAGGGTTTAACGCAGGCGTTGAAAAAATTCAGCAGGCAGAATTGTTATACGGTGTGCTAATCCATCAAAAAGATCTCGATGCAGCCGTACAATTTTGCCAGCGTCATGACCGCTATGAGCTGGTGGTCGATCATCTAGCCAAGCCGCAAATGTATAGCAAAGCCGATTTTGAGTGTTGGATCAAAATGATGAAACGCATTGTGCCATTAGAGCATGTCAATCTAAAAATTTCCGGCTTAGTCACTGAAGGTGGTCCCAACTGTAAGGCAGAAGATTTCCAAGCCCATCTGGATATGGCATTAGAGCTGTTTGGTCCAGAGCGCTTGGTTTGGGGTTCAGACTGGCCCGTGTCTTATGCCACGCATTCTTATACGCAGTTGATGGATTTTTGGCAACAGTGGTCACGGGAGTGGAGTGATTCAGAGCGTCTACAAGTCGAGAGTGGTACCGCTCAGCGCCTGTATAAATTATAA